From the Daphnia magna isolate NIES linkage group LG3, ASM2063170v1.1, whole genome shotgun sequence genome, one window contains:
- the LOC116919744 gene encoding histone-lysine N-methyltransferase ASH1L yields the protein MANLNALPDLSTVDIQAIKDSGPVHPRISLPPLTTIAENWDSVEPSSRNLILNDESFSEDDEESDEEDQSHGSMSGKIQERNSHRTSCSSSSSVPDSGTDSSESELSDATSDSVGSSSSSSDSDSDSQSSVSSASSKSKIQPTSVCRAKTSFSVREANYDKGRVTLRLSTLQLGRKKEITNMPVGKTTKIPKLENARTMNASSFEPCDTDNVCMNSSNQAVGTLNKTDKLKGLNNQKATTPVKRTRQLRVKPRSEPLNAESSKSGRGSSSKSLPSVTMTKTLDKARKKAIETPVCKKGDCLPSVMDVYSTVITKKDNSQATTSLTRSTVIPPSSHPIAGFVNIGPSMSDLDSDSDELYLPAVSEAIRMLDLDSQGSPASNTTTGLSNSALRTSGHPPLPINTSSASSVSAWPSVGYCSSLLQQFVAKSQSGEPPPPLPTLMLPTKGARKCFPPNDEPLPSSFMTTADSKSIKRVIEAAKPSSFSSIHNTTLLAPVSVSHMDQDLDMMVPMRGLDCHQSHVSPDSGIQSVSGSPFSVHSSPVHPSGIGNNNQTSGQLQSLVVSPCPPITSPSPPLHQKQTSKKSSSNQKNSTTKYQNVPLQVTNVKSSDRQSGSRSRRPRSCRDTASTLSSGLGKDSCIVQAIQRGMNAALRLKNKNTADEITNSPIEAAVTYVQATSTKSKGSRTKKSKKKHLKNAYSQVKTSLKLPIQDSSTFCNEITTQVSSLVTRGSDDSETSPVIMLHQQQPKFANELKATITRSPSPKLQNKKRKKKRKKHKNSGHDKVLTVPVDPSLQSTLDQLCRRLDSCTISRSVADNGPVNSEKRPWIFQCRKYTFTTGNCSSGNRTKRKKTVEDTVIHPNVQNSVGKRKSKPKRTGLQSVPVLASSNVETTREKEPCIALAAASAALSAVELLLPLKKRHHHLATSTETPLAKSPSINLQDCESAIEKPSHDQALSKVIQQQQVNSRKRVALGESTTAETNESMGDDQGECKVQIASNLKARKGRSFKKAKMEIPEEAIVSIKVAPEMPVNHDHVQTEKTQLSSSATFTPNVQGEEGSHLDKMVKKRHRRRKTFNRTGFPTVKKKRKKLLSPVPSFSVLQPSSSKDEIEQSALSSTSSRQAKRAKLMPSKEDDDDGLLPEPTSSEAPSGDESNPILPLPSTKGSLPKKRRMSNMRKRYLPAGLLSNYFKEDHENNSGTITISTDRTKFLTYEPEEHEHGLLPPPFYCERILRRTKRDFQLPFDVWWLHQQGKLPDRDNLVPSWNYRKIRSNVYYDVKPPFTNDAEACNCTLPQPDAKDAETQCCGDDCLNRMVYTECSSQMCPVGDKCMNQRIQRHRWAQGLERFMTKEKGWGVRCRNQLKSGVFILEYVGEVVSDKEFKERMHTVYVHDTHHYCLHLDGGLVIDGHRMGGDGRFVNHSCAPNCEMQKWSVNGLPRMALFALRDISPLEELSYDYNFSLFNPAEGQPCKCGSPQCRGVIGGKSQRINTVQDPGTGSKLPQKLSLQKRKRKTQVQGKTNLTICSSSMNLRPLSAQQRVFVLQHRCFLLRNLDKVRDWRDRQKDRIKQAKQQHQTVGRSRRFVSRPNVDQDKDFALSAPEKDPLPQENITADTEKPLEPTPDLQMLKTEENLSNIEEVVRCRCRLFDDEGLMVQCEMCETWQHSDCLGSAKESAVDAEHYVCHACAGLSLCPDDLKIVLVPQPENPPEGQTYYLSLYYKDLHLRQGDCVYVLRDHDTPDSERALWNGVGEEFPQPRPPHRLPPHIKLANLDIFQIERMWTDENGKQFVWGHHFYRPQDTYHEPSRKFFVNELCYSPLEEAIPIWAVVGRCWVLDLTTFCKGRPIDAVEEHVYICEYRVDRTASLFSKNVRTKFSVCTRRFAFKSFVTRLKPQRTYQPHGAPPNTSRKTTESVTAKSTPKNEKHGKEKLKKLKQETSYLPQPTSSVAEAQLKIDEQKSRLDKLLRHLLIKKAPEGSLAEDATHLLHRGRGRMRVRPPKRKVVSSTT from the exons TGAAGATGATGAAGAGAGTGATGAAGAAGACCAGAGCCATGGTAGCATGTCTGGTAAAATCCAGGAAAGGAACTCACACCGCACTAGCTGCAGCAGCAGTAGCAGTGTCCCTGATTCGGGAACAGATAGTTCAGAATCAGAGTTGTCAGATGCAACATCAGATTCAGTTGGATCTTCATCTAGTAGTAGTGATAGTGATAGTGACTCACAAAGTAGTGTTTCTAGTGCCAGTAGTAAGAGCAAAATTCAACCAACATCTGTATGCAGAGCCAAAACAAGCTTCTCAGTGCGAGAAGCAAACTATGATAAAGGCCGGGTTACTCTGAGGCTGTCTACATTGCAATTAGGACGGAAAAAGGAAATCACTAACATGCCTGTTGGAAAAACAACTAAGATACCTAAGCTTGAAAATGCAAGAACAATGAATGCATCCAGTTTTGAGCCATGTGATACAGACAATGTATGCATGAATTCAAGTAATCAAGCTGTTGGTACTTTAAACAAAACTGACAAACTCAAAGGACTCAATAATCAA AAAGCTACAACGCCTGTCAAGCGAACTAGACAGTTAAGAGTGAAACCCAGGTCGGAGCCTTTAAACGCGGAGTCATCAAAATCCGGACGAGGTAGCTCATCAAAGTCACTTCCTTCTGTAACTATGACAAAAACGCTGGATAAAGCAAGAAAGAAAGCTATTGAGACCCCAGTTTGTAAGAAAGGTGACTGTTTACCTTCGGTAATGGACGTTTACAGTACAGTCATCACGAAAAAGGATAATAGCCAAGCAACTACGTCTCTAACCCGATCAACAGTCATCCCCCCATCGTCTCACCCGATTGCTGGCTTCGTTAACATAGGCCCGTCCATGAGCGATTTAGACTCGGACAGTGACGAATTGTATTTGCCTGCCGTTAGTGAGGCCATTCGTATGCTCGACCTTGACAGTCAAGGATCACCTGCCAGTAATACTACGACCGGACTGTCTAATAGTGCATTACGAACGTCAGGCCATCCTCCATTACCTATCAATACCTCTTCGGCTTCCAGTGTTAGTGCGTGGCCGTCTGTTGGATATTGCTCTAGCCTGTTACAGCAATTCGTTGCTAAATCGCAATCCGGAGAGCCCCCGCCACCTCTTCCCACTCTTATGCTACCGACAAAAGGAGCTCGAAAGTGTTTCCCTCCGAACGATGAACCTTTGCCTTCTAGTTTCATGACTACAGCGGATTCCAAAAGTATTAAGCGCGTGATTGAAGCTGCAAAACCGTCTAGCTTTAGTTCTATCCATAACACTACGCTTTTAGCTCCAGTAAGCGTCAGCCACATGGATCAAGACCTTGATATGATGGTACCCATGCGAGGACTGGATTGCCACCAGTCGCACGTTTCACCTGATTCAGGCATCCAATCTGTTTCTGGTTCACCGTTCAGCGTTCATAGTTCACCAGTTCATCCTTCAGGAATAGGGAATAATAATCAAACTAGCGGCCAGCTACAGAGTCTTGTCGTTTCGCCATGCCCTCCGATCACTTCACCAAGCCCGCCACTtcatcaaaaacaaacaagcaaaaaGTCTAGCAGTAATCAAAAGAATTCGACCACCAAATACCAAAATGTCCCTCTTCAAGTGACAAATGTGAAAAGTTCTGACCGACAGAGCGGAAGTAGAAGTAGACGTCCTCGTTCGTGTCGTGATACTGCCAGCACGTTGTCTTCCGGATTAGGTAAAGACAGTTGTATAGTACAGGCGATTCAACGTGGAATGAACGCTGCTCTTAggctgaaaaacaaaaacacagcAGACGAAATAACAAATTCCCCTATTGAAGCTGCTGTTACGTACGTCCAAGCTACTTCGACTAAATCCAAAGGTTCAAGAACGAAGAAGTCCAAGAAAAAGCATCTTAAGAATGCTTACAGTCAAGTGAAAACCTCCCTTAAGTTGCCTATACAGGATTCATCGACATTCTGTAACGAAATAACAACCCAAGTTAGTTCGCTGGTTACAAGAGGTAGTGATGACAGTGAAACAAGCCCAGTCATTATGTTacatcaacaacaacccaAATTTGCAAATGAGTTAAAAGCTACGATTACTCGCTCTCCCTCGCCaaaattgcaaaacaaaaagcggAAAAAGAAGCGGAAGAAACATAAGAACAGTGGCCACGATAAAGTACTTACCGTCCCGGTGGATCCCAGTTTACAAAGTACTCTTGACCAGCTGTGTAGAAGGCTCGATTCTTGTACTATATCGAGATCGGTCGCTGATAACGGCCCTGTAAATAGTGAAAAACGGCCATGGATTTTCCAATGCCGGAAATATACCTTCACAACTGGTAACTGCAGCAGTGGCAACAGAACGAAACGGAAAAAAACAGTTGAAGATACAGTGATCCATCCAAACGTTCAAAATTCCGTAGGAAAACGGAAAAGTAAGCCTAAAAGAACGGGATTACAATCAGTTCCAGTCCTGGCTAGTTCCAATGTTGAAACGACTAGAGAGAAGGAACCCTGTATTGCTTTAGCCGCTGCGTCTGCTGCTCTTTCGGCAGTGGAGTTACTGCTTCCTTTGAAAAAACGCCATCATCATCTGGCGACTTCTACAGAGACACCACTTGCAAAATCCCCTTCCATCAATTTGCAAGATTGCGAATCCGCCATCGAGAAACCTAGTCACGACCAAGCTCTCTCTAAAGTaattcagcaacaacaagTAAACAGCAGAAAACGTGTCGCTCTCGGAGAATCGACAACAGCAGAAACGAACGAATCCATGGGTGACGACCAAGGTGAATGTAAAGTTCAAATTGCGTCAAACCTGAAAGCTAGAAAAGGACGGAGTTTCAAAAAAGCAAAGATGGAAATACCGGAAGAAGCAATTGTTTCTATTAAAGTAGCACCCGAAATGCCTGTTAACCATGATCATGTACAAACGGAAAAAACGCAATTAAGTTCATCTGCCACTTTTACCCCTAATGTACAAGGAGAAGAGGGTTCACATTTAGATAAAATGGTTAAAAAAAGACATCGTCGCCGCAAAACGTTCAATCGAACAGGTTTTCCCACTGTGAAAAAGAAGCGCAAGAAACTACTCAGTCCTGTTCCTTCGTTCTCTGTTCTTCAGCCTTCATCTAGTAAAGATGAGATTGAGCAATCTGCCTTAAGCAGCACGTCCTCCCGTCAGGCAAAAAGAGCCAAACTCATGCCCAGTAAAGAGGACGACGATGATGGACTCCTTCCAGAGCCGACAAGTAGCGAGGCGCCTTCGGGCGATGAATCAAACCCAATCCTGCCTCTGCCTTCAACCAAGGGTTCCCTGCCTAAAAAGCGTAGAATGTCTAATATGAGAAAACGTTACTTGCCAGCTGGTCTGTTGTCCAATTACTTCAAAGAAGACCATGAAAACAATAGTGGGACGATTACCATATCTACCGATCGAACTAAATTCTTGACATATGAGCCGGAAGAACATGAGCATGGCCTTTTGCCTCCACCCTTCTACTGCGAACGCATCCTGCGCAGAACCAAACGTGATTTCCAGCTACCTTTCGACGTATGGTGGCTTCACCAACAGGGCAAGTTGCCTGATCGTGATAATTTGGTTCCATCTTGGAACTACCGCAAGATCCGGAGCAATGTCTACTACGACGTCAAACCTCCCTTCACTAATGACGCTGAAGCATGCAATTGTACCCTACCACAACCTGATGCGAAAG aCGCTGAAACTCAGTGCTGTGGTGATGACTGTCTTAATAGAATGGTATACACAGAGTGTAGTAGTCAAATGTGCCCGGTTGGGGACAAATGCATGAACCAGCGAATCCAGCGTCATCGCTGGGCACAAGGTTTAGAACGTTTCATGACGAAAGAGAAAGGCTGGGGTGTACGATGTCGCAATCAGTTGAAATCCGGTGTATTCATTCTTGAATACGTTGGTGAGGTAGTCTCTGACAAGGAATTTAAAGAGCGGATGCACACCGTTTACGTTCACGACACGCATCACTACTGCCTTCACCTCGACGGGGGGTTAGTCATTGACGGACATCGAATGGGCGGCGACG GCCGATTTGTCAATCACTCGTGCGCTCCAAATTGTGAAATGCAAAAATGGAGTGTCAATGGTTTGCCACGTATGGCTTTATTTGCCCTCAGAGATATCTCTCCTTTGGAAGAGTTAAGTTATGACTATAACTTTTCGCTGTTCAATCCAGCTGAAGGACAGCCATGTAAATGCGGCAGCCCTCAATGTAGGGGTGTTATTGGGGGCAAATCGCAAAGAATTAATACG GTGCAAGACCCTGGTACTGGATCAAAGCTACCGCAGAAACTGAGCTTGCAAAAGAGGAAACGTAAGACGCAAGTCCAAGGAAAGACAAATTTGACAATTTGTTCGTCATCAATGAACTTGCGTCCGCTGTCGGCACAGCAacgagtttttgttttgcagcACCGCTGCTTCTTACTACGGAACTTGGATAAAGTGCGAGATTGGAGGGATCGCCAGAAAGATAGAATAAAGCAGGCAAAGCAGCAACATCAGACCGTAGGTCGCTCGCGCCGCTTCGTTTCGAGACCAAACGTTGATCAAGACAAAGATTTTGCCCTCAGCGCGCCAGAGAAAGACCCACTGCCACAGGAAAACATTACAGCAGATACAGAAAAACCCCTTGAGCCCACACCTGATCTGCAAATGCTAAAGACGGAAGAAAATCTCTCCAACATAGAGGAAGTTGTTCGCTGCCGTTGTAGACTCTTTGACGACGAAGGTTTAATGGTCCAGTGTGAGATGTGTGAAACCTGGCAACATAGTGATTGCCTCGGGTCTGCAAAAGAATCTGCTGTGGATGCCGAACACTATGTCTGCCACGCCTGTGCTGGGTTATCGCTCTGCCCTGACGACCTTAAAATCGTTTTGGTGCCGCAACCTGAGAACCCGCCCGAAGGACAAACTTACTATCTCTCGTTATATTACAAAGATCTACATTTACGGCAAGGCGACTGCGTATACGTATTACGTGACCACGATACCCCTGACTCTGAGCGCGCTCTTTGGAATGGCGTGGGCGAAGAATTCCCGCAACCCCGGCCACCTCATCGTTTGCCTCCCCACATCAAACTTGCCAACCTGGACATTTTTCAGATTGAAAGAATGTGGACGGATGAAAATGGAAAGCAGTTCGTTTGGGGACACCATTTCTATAGGCCGCAAGATACGTACCACGAGCCTTCGCGAAAATTTTTTGTCAACGAGCTATGTTACTCTCCATTGGAAGAAGCTATTCCCATTTGGGCGGTTGTTGGTCGCTGCTGGGTCCTTGATCTTACTACATTTTGTAAAGGGAGACCGATAGACGCTGTTGAGGAGCATGTTTACATATGCGAATACCGCGTTGACCGAACAGCCAGCCTCTTCTCAAAGAACGTCCGGACAAAATTTTCCGTTTGCACCCGTCGCTTCGCCTTCAAGAGCTTTGTTACAAGACTGAAACCCCAGCGAACGTACCAACCCCACGGAGCCCCTCCAAACACCAGTCGCAAAACAACGGAATCCGTTACCGCTAAATCTAcccccaaaaatgaaaaacatggGAAAGAGAAACTAAAGAAGCTGAAGCAGGAGACTTCTTATCTTCCCCAGCCCACATCTTCGGTCGCTGAAGCCCAGCTCAAG ATAGATGAGCAGAAATCGCGGCTTGATAAACTTCTCCGCCACCTTTTGATTAAAAAAGCACCTGAAGGGAGTCTTGCTGAAGACGCCACTCACTTGTTGCACCGCGGACGTGGACGAATGAGAGTCCGCCCACCCAAACGGAAAGTAGTGAGTTCGACAACCTAA